The nucleotide sequence ATACTTacccacctcctcagccGTCATCACCGTCCCCCTCAATCGGAGCCATGCCCCCGGTTTCAAAGCGCCATACTCGGCCCCCTTAGCTGCAAACTCCACCCCCCAGTTCTCCACCACTGCCGGCTCTTCATTCTGCAGTCTCCCCACCCTTACCTCGCCGTTCACACCAGCCCACGACCACGTCGGCGCCCGgtacctcctcggccttttcctccctgGATCAACCGGCCTCCACATCAACGCCGACAACCAGCTCTTTTTGTCTTCCTCATCGATAAGCAAACCAGCCACatacctcttcttctcccccctcgccctccccaccttgACAATCTGCTCCGCCAACGCACCAACCGCCCAAAGCTTATCTCCTTCCTGTCCAAGAAAGCGCCGGGTGTACTCCTCGACGATGACCCCCCACTGGGCAGTGGTGCTCGTATCAATCAGTGACCCAACAGGGTATACCCCCTCCACGAGAGACCTTCGCCCTGGTATCATCCTGTCTGTTAACACGGTTACATTCCCCCCCGCCCCGGCAAATGAGTTAACGCAGGACCAGTACAACTGCCGCTGCGCAAACACCAGAATCCGCCTCGAGAGCAATGACTCTTGAAGGGTCCACCCCCTAGTAGTGATGGGTTCCGCTGGTGTAGAAGGATGCTCCTCCACGAGGTAAACCGTGCCAATGATATCTTTTGTGTCGTGGTTTCTAAGGAGAACACAAACCGGTCCAGTTCGGAAAGGAGAAAATGCTCGCGGGGCAAGAAAAccttctgctgctgcggaaGCGGAGGCAGCCAATATGGTGAGAGTAGCCCGTCCATAATACGACGCCATACGCGTGATCTCGAATGCCTTGTCCGGGTTTGTGCCGAAGCCGTCAAGGTTGTCCTGAATGATACAGAGCGCGTCGATCCAGAGGTATTGAAACCCAACTTGACGAGCAACCCAGATCGCATCTTGAAGCGTTTGGTCCAAACTCAAAGGGTCGATAGACCTCTTGTAAGCATCAAGGTTCTCCGACAGGAGCTTAGCTCTCTGATCACCTCCCCAACAATACGACAAAGCcacaaacccacccctcGAAATTCGTCCCAgcagctcctccccttcctcccatgTCTCAACCAGCCTAAGCCTTGGctcatccaacctccccaaatccAAAACCCGACTCGGGATATCCCCATactccaccctctccccccccaaaacccccactGGTCGTCTCGGCATATCAATCTCAATAATCTGATCCGTCCTACACCACGCATGCCCTTCCAAAcaccccctcaaacaccCTCTCGCAAACCCCATCGACTCCTCCGACCTTACATCCCTCACATACGGTCTACAACTCGTATACACCCCCGCAGCATCCCCCTCAAAGGCATAAAcatccaactcccccaccccatTCGCTACCAAAACCGGCACCCTCTCCCCAGTAACCCCATCAAAAACCCTCAACATCAGacccaacccatcccttccccctctcgTCTTCCATCCATACAGCTCAACCCGGTATTTCCCTTTTTTCAAACTATCCTCCCGGGAAATCCCCCGCCACACCCAACTGTACAACTCACatccctcctcggcagcatcCCTAATCCCCCCAACATCATAACCCAGTTTCAGCGTAAAGTGATGCTCAGTGTTGTCACGGATAAAAAACTCCCGCGTGCATTGTTCACAGATATATTTCCCGTGACTTGTCCCCTTGGGCACACCATCAAAATCACACCAGAAACACGGCAGCTTTGGGCGTCTGACGTCCAAGTCGAGGTGGATCCCGGAGCAGTGTCGACATGAGTGAGGGTTTTTAAACGTGGAGACGACAGGGACTTTCATCGTGGGCAGCTGGTCATGTGGAAGAGACacaaactaaaaaaaaaagaaaaggaaaaatgGGCATTGGgaaaagagaggaagaaCAGCTGCCGCCTGTTTGTTGGCTGTGTAGTCAAGGAACCAACAGCAAGTCTTGGCCGTTTGGGTGGGCCACACACATCATCCATCCACCAATCACATCACAACAGCCCCGAGCCTTCTCAGAAACGAGGACCACAACCTGTGTAGATTCCCCTCCCACTAACGTTCTACCATAAAACCTAAACGCCCACCATGCATACCATTCAACACTATCATCCTTAATCCCAAAGTCTAATCTCCCCCTTGGCACCAGCAGTAAACACCTTGCTAGTCTCCTGCTCCGACCAAGCAACACAATTGATAACACCTCCCGAACTGTCAGCCGTCAACTTGCTGTACAACTTGCAAGTCTTGAAATCCCAGAAGCAGACGCTACCACCGGTGTCACCAGACGCCACAAACTGCCCATCAGGACTGCACGTAATGCCAATGGCGCTACCGGCCGTGTTGTGCCCCCTCCATGCCTTCTTCCTGTTCTGGCGGAACTTGTCCGAGCCTGACGAGTAGGCGACGATGGAATTGTCGCTGCACTGATACAGCACATACTTGCCGCTGGGGTGCTGGGTTGACTTGGTGAGGGCGAACATGTCGGGTTCACTGTGGCCATGTTAGTCTCTAGTATCataaaaagtaaacaagcaagaaaataaaaataaaaagaataaaaaaaaataaaagcaTACCTGATGGTCTTGATCTCCACCGGAATCCCATactcccaaaccctcaaCGACCGATCATCCGACGTCGACATGAACCTCCTGCTATCATCGATAAACTCGAGCGTGTTAATCGCCCCCAGATGGTGATCATACTCCTGCACCGTCTCGTTCCCCGCCCTCGAATCATACTGCACAATCCGATTGTCActcaaccccgccaaaaaCTCATGCCCATTCTCCGACCCAGGATTAAATTTGACCACATGCGGCGTCTTGCCCACATTAAACCTCTGCACGCACTGCCCCGTCTCCGTATcccacaacctcaccttCCTATCAAACCCCCCActcaaaaacctcctccccgccgctCCCCCCGCCCTCACAAAGTCCAAATCCGTCACCGCCTTATTATGCCCCTTGTAactcctcaacacctcccgATTCCGATACACATCCCAAATCTTGACCAACCCATCCGCGCCCCCCGACAACCCGAGATGTGACGACCCAGGAAACAACCTAAGACTGGTAACCGCACTCCCACTACCCTGCCTCCCATGCGGCCTCCAGACATGCACCACCTTTTTCGGAATAAAGTTCGTGACACTTCCCACCTCCTTCGTCAAAGAAATATCCAAATCCTGGGGTACATGCAAATACCCCCGTCCCAAATAatcaaactcctcccccccctcgaAAACACTCGTCTCCTCCCCTtgcttctccacctcctccctcctttgCAAATTAACCTCCGGCGCCCTGATCACAGTCCcactccccaccacctcctcctcaacctcctcctcatcactccccaactcccccccttcttccacttccacctcctcccacctcgtATTCTTATACTTCGCCCACGGTCCCAAATaagctccctccccatcagcaaCCGTCGcactccccttcccctcccgtcccctcttcacctccctcgccatctccttcaTCCTCTTACTCCCAACAAACTCCCTCTCCGGTCCCCCATCCCGTTCCACCGCCCGGTGTTTCGCCCGAAAGGTATGCTCACTAATAAACGTCTCCTCCGCCCGCCCAGTGAGGACGTTTTTTCGCTTGTCCCCTACACTCGGCTCATCGCTTCCTTTGAAGGGGTTCGCTGGACCGAGCTGTGGTCTCGCGAGGTCCGTCCCAGAATACGGCACCACCGCGTGGGCGGATTCAGCAGCGGTGTGGTTCCGGAGAATCAGTGCGTCGCGGACGGGGAGGTCGGGGGGGTATTCGTTAAAGTCGGCCATTTTCACGCGCTATGTTTGATGGTTTTGATCGTTTGTAATTATCGAGAGATATCACGCGAAGTTGGGTAATCGTCAAggacggcgatgatgagggcGGTCGGTTGGTCGCAAATCGATTTGTTGACCTTGGAAACAGCAAGTTGCATTGCGTTGCGCAGCAGCCAAAAATGCGATAAGATAAATTTCTGACAGGGGTGTCACTGTGGCGCGCCAGAAGTTGGCCCATGCTTTCGCTAAGCACAGACCACATCAACTGATTGCTGGGTCCGTTGATCAGCGACATCAACGTCGCCGGAGCCGGCATAAAAAGACAATATATCACAAGAGTGGAAACCAAATCATCAACAGAGAGGtctagtatattaataaaaaccCCGTAACATGTTTGTGTACAGAGAGGTATccccaacaaaacaagaaacTCCGGCACCCAAACCAAACAAGCCCAGTTTACAGGAGAAACTCGTCGTGACCTTGACGCCATCCCATagcccaacccccttcccccctttcttcaTTTCCGTGACCCGCCATTCGTtccagagagagagagagagagagagagagagagagagagagagagagagagagagagagagagagtttGGTCAGGCGCACACACGTCTATGAGCTCCGCCTACTGATATCCAGATTTTCGTCCATAGCAAGGTATCGTGTCCATGTCCATGTGCAAATTTATATCATCATCGCCTGGTCTTCTCCCCAAAGCTTTCCCAAGCCAGTCGTTTCCACCATCAtctgccaccaccattcACATTAATCATGTCGCCATGTTTCCATTATCAACGCATAAAATTGGGCACTCGTCGCCCGCCTTGGCAAGATGGGGCATCGTAGTTCGAGTCCTTCCTTTGCCGCGAGTTGGCTGTTGTCATTCTCCACGTCCCGTCGTTGCTTGCATGCACGGTGAGGCGGTCCGAAGCGAATATCATAGCTGAGCTGCTTAGTGGGCCTCGTCCCGGATAAGCGCAACAATCATGCTGTAGAGGTaaaagaagaacaggatGAGATGGAATCCGAGCTTGGTAAACGATTCCTGTGTACATGTTAGCCCTGCAACTTCGAGACAGATAATTACCTTGAGAACTAACCTTCTTGTGGACGTTAAGCTTGCGGAAGATCTCAGTGGCGTCCAGAAGATGGGTGTTGTCAAGAATCCTGCGTCATGTCAGCTAACACTCACCCTGCACCGCATAGCGCCATGTCATGCAGGCACTTACTTCTTGATGTTCCAGGCGAGAAGCGGCAGGTTCAAAATCAGAGGCACCCAATATCCGTTGatcaaaaacaaaaaggtcATAAAAGCGTGGACGGCAAACTCGGGAAGGATGTAGGTGTTGAGGCGGTTGCAGAGGTCGGTAGGGTTGATGTAATCGCTGCGCAGACGCAACAATGTTAACAATTGACAATCCCATCATGTAGTAAGCGCCAGGCTGCAATCGAATATGACGTAGCCGCATCAGGCCAGCAAGTTGTGACACAACAAGCCAGATAGCCCAATAGCGGCCTATTCGCCATATTGGACAGTCCTGGGGGGAGAGAGCCGACGTACCATTCCAGATCGCTGTACATGATGGTGAAAAAGACTtgaaggaagaggttgacggCATTTATAATCACCGCAAACAGGTAAAGCCACGCCTCGCCCGACATCTTGACGGTTGGTTTTTAGATATGACTTGTTGCTTATAGCAAGACAGACACTCGGTCGCAAATTCCCAGACACGGATGGCGGGATGTGATGCGAGAGGGGGTCGCCACGAGGAGGTCGGGCGCGCAAGCTTGTGTGTGGATAGGTGGGTTGTGCGTGGAAGGTCGACGAAGAATGTCGTGACTAGCTCCGCTATCTGCCGATGTCGGTCgctgggttgagggaggcgtGAAGACGGTTGACGGAGATGTCGGACAAAGTGTTGAGTGGGCGCGGTGAGAAGCGCAATGTAGGAGAAAAGGAGGACACTTGTTGGTGCAGGTGAAAGAGGAAGTGGATAGGATCAAGAGGGCTGACGGTTGGTGGTCTCGGCAAGGAAAGCTGTGCCAAAATGATGAAAGCATCTGCCTCGAGGCTGGTTTTTGCAGCTGGTCCAAGCTTCTTCTCAGTGTAACCCAACCGCATCGGCTTGTGAGAGGTCCACCGAGTCAAGGTGGGGTACATGTCACCGTCGCTATCTGGATTTATTATCTACACACATGACAGTTTATCTTTCTCTTCCCCTCTCGAGAATGTTTATTTGATGGTTTTGCGAAAGTGTTTCTGGCACGGTCACAGTGTGTCTCTTCGGCAACATTTCCCGGTGCATAAAACAACAATGCTGTGGCACAGGCGCCACCTCATCGGGAAGCCTCCGCCCTATCTCCGATGGTACGCCTTGTTCAAACACTTTTGGGGGGCAGTGGTATTTCTACCTAAACTGACAATCATtacctcaacaaccttccTTAAGAAGAAGCAGGCATGGCGACGGGCCCGCCAGGCGATGTTGGTGTACGAGCAGTCAAAACCTCAACACCGGTCTCCGTTACAAGTAGGGTGTGCTCTGCGAACTAGTTAGCTATCGAATCCTTTGTCATCTGTTGGAAAAGCTTACCAAACTGGGCAGTCTTCTTGCCGTCAATAGTAGTGCTGGTCCAGTTATCGGGCCAAGTGATATCCCTATACTTGCCCAGCGCGATCATGGGCTCAATGGTGAAGGTCATGCCGGGCTTGCACTCGCCAAcagccttgttcttggcATAATGAGGAATGTTGGGAGGGCAGTGGAAGATACGGTTGATGCCGTGGCCAACATAAGTACGGATAACGCTGCAGTCCTTGCTCTTGGCATGGGCCTCGATCGTGTTGCCAAAGTCGCGGAAGAGAGTGCCGGGCTTGACCATCGCAATCGCCTTGTCCAGACACTCGCGCGCAGCCTCGACGACCCGGACAGTATCAGGATCGGCCTTGGCGCGGTCGCCTATGTAGTAGGTCTCGTTGAGATCGCCGTGGAAGCCTTCGTGGTAGAGAGTGACATCAAGGTTGACAATatcgccatcaagaagaacgCGCTTATCGGGAATGCCGTGGCAAATAACCTCGTTGACTGATGTGCACACAGACTTGGGGAAGTGGTTGTAGTTCAAGGGCGACGGATAAGACTGCCTGCTTGTTAGTCAAGCCCGGAATCTCCACAGAGAAAAGGTCATACGTTGCGCTCAATGCAGGCCTTGTGAACAATCTCGTCAATCTcatcggtggtgatgcctgGCCTCAGGGCAGCAGCCGCGATATCCAAAACTTCTCTGGCCAGACGGCAGACCTTGCGCATGCCATCCTGCTCCTTGGCGTTGAGCTGCTCAATCTTGTTCGCCCTAACGAGAGATCGGCCAGCCTTGGGAATACCATCTTCGGCGTAATCGGGGTGAGGTATCGACTTGGGGACTTCGCGCTTGGGAGAAAGAGGATAAACTGGTCGGAGGGGTCCAGAGAAGCGGAAGGTTGGGAATGGGTTGTAGTAGCCGGTGTCTGGATCGGGTTTAGAAACCACCTTGGGTACGAACAAATTTCGGGGGTCAAATATACTGGTCTCTGTCTTGTGCATGGACTTGTGTGTGGCCTgttgaaagagaaaaaggtcAGCACGTTGCGCTGTTGGAAATAGCTTCAGCATAGGCGGAGGGGGTAACTGCGCACCCAGTTCTTCTTGAAGCAGTCCTGCGAGCAGAAGAAGCTGTCCTTGATACCCAAGCTCAAGCACTTGGGGCATTGGAGGGAGCtggcctcattttcgcagTCGACACCGAGGCACTTCTTCTTCGTTGGGGGTTCTTcggccatggtgatggtatCTTTTTTGCGGGGTCTTGCGAAGGAGGGGCAACCGAGATTTGCGATGAAGAGCGCTGAAAGAGTCGGGATCGATAGTTTGTTGCTTGTGTTGATGCTGTCGAATATCCTACAGAATTCAACAAAGCTGGCCCAGGTCAGGTCTGCGCTTCCAGtcacaacaaacaacaatgGGGTGGACCAGGACCAGGCAAAGAATTGTACTTTTCAGGGCGCACCCAGAACAGAGCTTGTGCAGGGCGCCGGGTTGACAGGGGTCCCGTCCAAAATCGCGTGGACGGGCCTGGATTCGTCGCCGCAAAAACGGCACTGTGGCGTCGGGTTGTGGCGGGGGTACCAGCCGGCAGCTTACATAAGTCTTAAACGCCCGCGTAGGCCCGCCGATGGTAGCCGGTGGAGTTGGCTCGGCATCTGTCAGCCCACTTCTTCCAATCATCTCAACCCGAATGAAACAACTGCTGGAAGAACTCGAGTGTTTTTTGAGATATTTTGTTGCGGGCTGAGTCTGGAAAATggtgaagaagcagaagatTGTGGTGATTGGGGCTGGGCCTGTCGGGTCACTGGCAGCTCTGTATGCTGCTAGCCGTGGAAATGACGTCGAAATCTACGAACTGCGGGGAGGTAAGCATGGGCTTTTTTCTACTGCTTTTGAAGCCATCACCGACCGTTCCACTTGGCCCTCATTCGCCGCTCTCACTTACACCCGACCTGGCGACACTCAAAATCAATTCAATTATCCTGCTACTTGTTGATAGAGCACACAATTGACAATGAGCATGACTAGACCTACGTGACCCGTCGACGACGCCACTAAACTTCACAAAGTCCATCAACTTGGCCCTGTCAGAGCGTGGCTTGAATGCTATGCGCCACGCAGGCCAACCAAAGCTCATCGACCACGTCAAAGCTGCCACCATTCCCATGAGAGGCCGCATGATTCACGGAAAGAAACCAAATGGTCAACTTTATGAGGAAGCCCAAGACTATGATATCCATGGAAGGGTAGGCTGGCCTCACGTCCTTGTCTCTCATCTTATACTGACCTTTCTATCCAGGCAATCCTCGCCATTGACCGCGGTGGCCTCAACAAAAGACTGCTCGATATCCTCGAAGAAATGCCCAACGttaccttcttcttcaatcACAAGCTTACAGGAGCCGActtcaacaagaacaaggcgTGGTTCGAGGTGAAAGATGGGACTTCATCAGGGGAGAAAGGGCAGCGAGCCCGGGAAATTGAGATCGATTTCAACTTTATGATTGGTGCCGACGGCGCTCACTCGGCAGTCCGATATCACCTTATGAAGTACACACGCATGGACTATGAGCAACAGTACATCGACACGTTGTGGTGCGAGTTTCAGATCCAGCCCAAGGAAAACCCAGAAGATGATAGCTTGATGTCCAAGTTCCGGATATCGCCTAATCATCTGCACATCTGGCCAGGGAAGAAGTTTATGTTTATCGCCATTCCCAGCGACGTAAGATCAgctcccttccctccttccccctaCATCATGCTAATCATCGCTTTTCAGGACGGCACCTTCACCTGCACCCTCTTCGCCCCCGCCGAATTCTACACTTTCCTCGAATCCGACCCCTCGGGCGCCCACATCCCTGACTTTTTCGACACCTACTTCCCCGGCGTCACCgacctcatccccccccgcccaattgatctcctcctttcactccaacccccacctccccctcatcagcaTCAAATGCAAGCCCTACCACTACAGTTCCTCGGCCGTTATCGTAGGCGACGCCGCTCACGCCATGGTCCCCTTTTACGGTCAGGGCATGAACGCCGGTCTGGAAGACGTCCGCATTCTGTTCGACATCCTAGACAAACACGCAAGAATGGACGAAGAAACTGTTGATCACGACCCAGCCTCGGCACGGGAAAGAGCATTGGATGAGTACTCCCGTGTTAGAGTGCAGGATGCTCACGCGATCAATGATTTGGCACTGCAGAATTATGTGGAGATGAGAGCCTCGGTTTTGAGTTTGAGTTATCGGTTTAGGAAGTGGCTGGAGGAGCAGCTGAACGTTTGGTTGCCTGGGTTGGGGTGGCAGACGAAGTATTCGAGGGTGAGTTTTGGGAATGAGAGGTATAGTGAGGTTGTGAGGAAGAGTGAGCACCAGGGCAGGGTGCTGATGAGGGCGTTGACGGGGCTGTTGTTTGGGGCTTTGGGGGGGCCGTTAgtggcggtgggggtggtgatggcggttcGGTATCGGAGGGCGGTGGATGTGGGGTTGAGGGCGGCGATGGGGAATGTGGATAGTATGGTTGAGTATATGACTATGAATAGGtagggtgatggtggccaTGAGGATTTCTTCGTATATAGAGAATGGGAAGAGACACTTGAGCATGAAGAGTTAGATATATCTTactgctgttgatgatgccgatCAGGTCGATCAGTCGTTTCAGTTGTAGGTTAAGTGGTAGTGTTAGTGTTGCAAATGTTGAGGATTCGCGCTGAAGCTGAGCGAGCAGGTGAGATTGCAGTTCTCATAGGACGGTTTTCTTCGCGTACACATGATTgcagaaacaaaaaaggTTGCGGTTCCATTGATTCCATGTATGCTTTATACAACTAGTATCCTGAACCCGTTACACTCATTCTCGCTTTCAGATTCATCACTATCCGGCTCAACATAACCTCCACGGAATAATTTACCGTTTTGGGCATTTGTTCCCACCACTGGTTTCAATTCAGCCCTCAGTCGCTTTTGGAAAAGTATACCCCACTCATGAACACCACAACGCCATTGCTGTCGTCATAAACTTCTGTCGCGAGATCACCTTTGCCGGAGGTCCATGAGCTCAACGGTGTCAGTGTCACCATGCCCGGAACCGCAGCCCCGATGCCAATCTCGACAGTGGAAGAGTTGGAGAACATAACGACAACGCCACTTCGAGTCGTGGTATACGTCTTGCTCACAACCCAGATTCCATGTTGTTCGACGATCTTCCTGTGCCGCCTTAATATCTTGACCCTGTTCTCTTTGACCCATTTCAAGGTAGCCGACTCGTCACAGACACGGTGTCTCAAAACAGGATTTTGGATCGTGAGAACCGCACCTTCGTCCTTCTCACAGATGAACACCATCTTGGGTGACGGTGAGATTGGCGATAATATGCTGAGAGCGCGTGGTTAGACCTCAAAGGTCAATAGGTATTATGCAAAGCAGGGGTGGGGGGCATCCTACTTGGCCGCGACTTCACCGCCTAACTCACGGGAGATCACGGATCTGGACTTTTTCAGCCCCCATATCAAGCTAGATGGCTTCTCATGCCTGCTCCTGACAAGTTCATCATCGGGTGCTGTCCATCCTCTCGAGGTGACAAGGTCTTTCCCAGCGGTAAGGTCAGCAATGAAATGCCAGTCACCGTCTGAGTCGAAGTATCCGCAGCAGTTCATCAGTGGTAAATTTCTTATATAGTGCCCATCCGTAGGAGTGGTCCTGGAGAAGGGGGGCATAAACACGATCGAGTCGTGAGTTGTTTGGGAGGATGCTGACCTTGTCACCGCCTGACAGGAAAGGGACAGAACACAGGTGGGAAAAAACCTTTCGTCTGCACTGGGTAAGATTAGTGAATGGATCAACGAAAGTcttttttgattttttttggatggatggatctCGAGACATTCCATTGCTTTCGGAATCTGGCTTCCTTTTTCAAGTCGTGCCCAATGTGGAGCAGGGGGCAATTGTACTGCCACAGCGGCTCTTTGCCTCAGCGATCTCTGGCTGCGTAAATAAACAACGATCATTGGCTCAAAGCTGTGGCTATGGCTGCTGTAATCTGTCTGCTGTTCGAAACACATAAAACGCCTTTCTAGATAACAATAGATCATAGGTATGAATGGGAATACACATCGCCCCAATGTCATGAACGCCTTTCGTGCACAGCTTCAAGCACCAAAGTGTACATATGGAACCCACAATGCCTTCTCTCGCGATGACCCCTGGCACATTCAAGGTTCCTATCTCCCCTCGTCCCTCCACGTccggcttcctcctcttgctgGACCCACTCATCTCTCAAAGCAACGACCGCACCGTGAAGCGCAGTTCTAACCGAGACATCGTCCAGCTCTGTTGTTTCCAGAGATGTATACACATTCTTGGCCATGTAGACACATAACTGGTCATCGACGTCCCAGAG is from Podospora pseudopauciseta strain CBS 411.78 chromosome 5 map unlocalized CBS411.78m_5.2, whole genome shotgun sequence and encodes:
- a CDS encoding uncharacterized protein (COG:S; EggNog:ENOG503P1CT), giving the protein MKVPVVSTFKNPHSCRHCSGIHLDLDVRRPKLPCFWCDFDGVPKGTSHGKYICEQCTREFFIRDNTEHHFTLKLGYDVGGIRDAAEEGCELYSWVWRGISREDSLKKGKYRVELYGWKTRGGRDGLGLMLRVFDGVTGERVPVLVANGVGELDVYAFEGDAAGVYTSCRPYVRDVRSEESMGFARGCLRGCLEGHAWCRTDQIIEIDMPRRPVGVLGGERVEYGDIPSRVLDLGRLDEPRLRLVETWEEGEELLGRISRGGFVALSYCWGGDQRAKLLSENLDAYKRSIDPLSLDQTLQDAIWVARQVGFQYLWIDALCIIQDNLDGFGTNPDKAFEITRMASYYGRATLTILAASASAAAEGFLAPRAFSPFRTGPVCVLLRNHDTKDIIGTVYLVEEHPSTPAEPITTRGWTLQESLLSRRILVFAQRQLYWSCVNSFAGAGGNVTVLTDRMIPGRRSLVEGVYPVGSLIDTSTTAQWGVIVEEYTRRFLGQEGDKLWAVGALAEQIVKVGRARGEKKRYVAGLLIDEEDKKSWLSALMWRPVDPGRKRPRRYRAPTWSWAGVNGEVRVGRLQNEEPAVVENWGVEFAAKGAEYGALKPGAWLRLRGTVMTAEEVGKYGVVIWVKSDNSAMVFFQSFEPCDGPVDRSKWTGLSDQPLWELKMLEDSPEDKEAIMTTLANSDFQSMLLLIALDVWHTQGVAGILVERGAGDQTGLCQRRGSFFLEKTDYARGHPDVKSNFFELGHTETLKII
- a CDS encoding uncharacterized protein (EggNog:ENOG503NWGH; COG:S; BUSCO:EOG09262A6N) is translated as MADFNEYPPDLPVRDALILRNHTAAESAHAVVPYSGTDLARPQLGPANPFKGSDEPSVGDKRKNVLTGRAEETFISEHTFRAKHRAVERDGGPEREFVGSKRMKEMAREVKRGREGKGSATVADGEGAYLGPWAKYKNTRWEEVEVEEGGELGSDEEEVEEEVVGSGTVIRAPEVNLQRREEVEKQGEETSVFEGGEEFDYLGRGYLHVPQDLDISLTKEVGSVTNFIPKKVVHVWRPHGRQGSGSAVTSLRLFPGSSHLGLSGGADGLVKIWDVYRNREVLRSYKGHNKAVTDLDFVRAGGAAGRRFLSGGFDRKVRLWDTETGQCVQRFNVGKTPHVVKFNPGSENGHEFLAGLSDNRIVQYDSRAGNETVQEYDHHLGAINTLEFIDDSRRFMSTSDDRSLRVWEYGIPVEIKTISEPDMFALTKSTQHPSGKYVLYQCSDNSIVAYSSGSDKFRQNRKKAWRGHNTAGSAIGITCSPDGQFVASGDTGGSVCFWDFKTCKLYSKLTADSSGGVINCVAWSEQETSKVFTAGAKGEIRLWD
- the ERV14 gene encoding COPII-coated vesicle protein (COG:O; COG:T; COG:U; EggNog:ENOG503P1X6), producing the protein MSGEAWLYLFAVIINAVNLFLQVFFTIMYSDLECDYINPTDLCNRLNTYILPEFAVHAFMTFLFLINGYWVPLILNLPLLAWNIKKILDNTHLLDATEIFRKLNVHKKESFTKLGFHLILFFFYLYSMIVALIRDEAH
- the fma1 gene encoding Methionine aminopeptidase 1 (EggNog:ENOG503NUS5; MEROPS:MER0001342; COG:E), whose amino-acid sequence is MAEEPPTKKKCLGVDCENEASSLQCPKCLSLGIKDSFFCSQDCFKKNWATHKSMHKTETSIFDPRNLFVPKVVSKPDPDTGYYNPFPTFRFSGPLRPVYPLSPKREVPKSIPHPDYAEDGIPKAGRSLVRANKIEQLNAKEQDGMRKVCRLAREVLDIAAAALRPGITTDEIDEIVHKACIERNSYPSPLNYNHFPKSVCTSVNEVICHGIPDKRVLLDGDIVNLDVTLYHEGFHGDLNETYYIGDRAKADPDTVRVVEAARECLDKAIAMVKPGTLFRDFGNTIEAHAKSKDCSVIRTYVGHGINRIFHCPPNIPHYAKNKAVGECKPGMTFTIEPMIALGKYRDITWPDNWTSTTIDGKKTAQFEHTLLVTETGVEVLTARTPTSPGGPVAMPASS
- the BNA4 gene encoding kynurenine 3-monooxygenase, mitochondrial precursor (COG:C; EggNog:ENOG503NUXH), which codes for MVKKQKIVVIGAGPVGSLAALYAASRGNDVEIYELRGDLRDPSTTPLNFTKSINLALSERGLNAMRHAGQPKLIDHVKAATIPMRGRMIHGKKPNGQLYEEAQDYDIHGRAILAIDRGGLNKRLLDILEEMPNVTFFFNHKLTGADFNKNKAWFEVKDGTSSGEKGQRAREIEIDFNFMIGADGAHSAVRYHLMKYTRMDYEQQYIDTLWCEFQIQPKENPEDDSLMSKFRISPNHLHIWPGKKFMFIAIPSDDGTFTCTLFAPAEFYTFLESDPSGAHIPDFFDTYFPGVTDLIPPRPIDLLLSLQPPPPPHQHQMQALPLQFLGRYRDAAHAMVPFYGQGMNAGLEDVRILFDILDKHARMDEETVDHDPASARERALDEYSRVRVQDAHAINDLALQNYVEMRASVLSLSYRFRKWLEEQLNVWLPGLGWQTKYSRVSFGNERYSEVVRKSEHQGRVLMRALTGLLFGALGGPLVAVGVVMAVRYRRAVDVGLRAAMGNVDSMVEYMTMNR
- a CDS encoding uncharacterized protein (EggNog:ENOG503PAST), producing the protein MIVVYLRSQRSLRQRAAVAVQLPPAPHWARLEKGSQIPKAMECLEIHPSKKNQKRLSLIHSLILPSADERFFPTCVLSLSCQAVTRSASSQTTHDSIVFMPPFSRTTPTDGHYIRNLPLMNCCGYFDSDGDWHFIADLTAGKDLVTSRGWTAPDDELVRSRHEKPSSLIWGLKKSRSVISRELGGEVAANILSPISPSPKMVFICEKDEGAVLTIQNPVLRHRVCDESATLKWVKENRVKILRRHRKIVEQHGIWVVSKTYTTTRSGVVVMFSNSSTVEIGIGAAVPGMVTLTPLSSWTSGKGDLATEVYDDSNGVVVFMSGVYFSKSD